Proteins from a genomic interval of Sugiyamaella lignohabitans strain CBS 10342 chromosome C, complete sequence:
- the GAS1 gene encoding 1,3-beta-glucanosyltransferase GAS1 (Beta-1,3-glucanosyltransferase; required for cell wall assembly and also has a role in transcriptional silencing; localizes to cell surface via a glycosylphosphatidylinositol (GPI) anchor; also found at nuclear periphery; genetic interactions with histone H3 lysine acetyltransferases GCN5 and SAS3 indicate previously unsuspected functions for Gas1 in DNA damage response and cell cycle regulation; GO_component: GO:0030134 - ER to Golgi transport vesicle [Evidence IDA] [PMID 18462190]; GO_component: GO:0031225 - anchored component of membrane [Evidence IEA]; GO_component: GO:0005618 - cell wall [Evidence IEA,IEA]; GO_component: GO:0005621 - cellular bud scar [Evidence IDA] [PMID 19793924]; GO_component: GO:0005576 - extracellular region [Evidence IEA]; GO_component: GO:0009277 - fungal-type cell wall [Evidence IDA] [PMID 15781460]; GO_component: GO:0009277 - fungal-type cell wall [Evidence IDA] [PMID 19793924]; GO_component: GO:0016021 - integral component of membrane [Evidence ISM] [PMID 12192589]; GO_component: GO:0016020 - membrane [Evidence IEA]; GO_component: GO:0045121 - membrane raft [Evidence IDA] [PMID 10716729]; GO_component: GO:0005739 - mitochondrion [Evidence IDA] [PMID 14576278]; GO_component: GO:0005739 - mitochondrion [Evidence IDA] [PMID 16823961]; GO_component: GO:0034399 - nuclear periphery [Evidence IDA] [PMID 19541632]; GO_component: GO:0005886 - plasma membrane [Evidence IEA,IEA]; GO_component: GO:0005886 - plasma membrane [Evidence IDA] [PMID 16622836]; GO_component: GO:0005886 - plasma membrane [Evidence IDA] [PMID 1824714]; GO_component: GO:0005886 - plasma membrane [Evidence IDA] [PMID 19793924]; GO_component: GO:0000936 - primary cell septum [Evidence IDA] [PMID 19793924]; GO_function: GO:0042124 - 1,3-beta-glucanosyltransferase activity [Evidence IDA] [PMID 10809732]; GO_function: GO:0042124 - 1,3-beta-glucanosyltransferase activity [Evidence IDA] [PMID 15355340]; GO_function: GO:0042124 - 1,3-beta-glucanosyltransferase activity [Evidence IDA] [PMID 17397106]; GO_function: GO:0016740 - transferase activity [Evidence IEA]; GO_process: GO:0005975 - carbohydrate metabolic process [Evidence IEA]; GO_process: GO:0006342 - chromatin silencing [Evidence IMP,IPI] [PMID 19541632]; GO_process: GO:0030447 - filamentous growth [Evidence IMP] [PMID 15645503]; GO_process: GO:0031505 - fungal-type cell wall organization [Evidence IGI] [PMID 16986442]; GO_process: GO:0031505 - fungal-type cell wall organization [Evidence IMP] [PMID 9515908]) has product MKLLSTVALAATSLLSLAGSAVADSGLPAIEIVGNKFFYSNNGSQFYIRGVAYQSDVANETTGQTFSDPLADGASCKRDLPYLQQLQTNVVRVYALNTSLDHTDCMNLFSDAGIYVVADLSEPGLSINRDDPQWNIDLYNRYTSVIDDFHNYTNVLGFFAGNEVTNNKTNTDASPFVKAAIRDAKAYMKANNYRAIPVGYSSNDDSDTRQPMAEYFACGDDSEKADFYGINMYEWCGNSNFVESGYQARTEEFSGLNVPLFFSEYGCNAVQPRKFTEVSALYSSEMTDVWSGGIVYMYYQEANDYGLVSISDNSVSTLADFNYLASEIASASPTSANTASVTANTTQLACPATTGTDWKAATALPPTPNEAMCQCLSPAAACVVDKSVDSKDYGDLFGYLCGQVSCEGISGNGTSGEYGAFSFCDAESQLNFVLNLYYESNGKDSSACDFSGSASINSAPSTAKACSAVLAQAGTAGTGAVTASITGSSGSGSGSGSGSGSGSGSSNGGSSSASASGSSTGKKSDASSINTSGLKLATVVFGALAVAFSLVF; this is encoded by the coding sequence ATGAAGTTGTTGTCTACCGTCGCATTAGCTGCTACGTCGTTGTTGTCCCTTGCCGGCTCCGCTGTGGCCGACTCGGGCTTACCTGCCATTGAAATTGTTGGTAACAAGTTTTTCTACTCCAATAATGGCTCTCAATTCTATATCCGTGGTGTTGCTTACCAGTCGGATGTCGCCAATGAGACCACTGGTCAGACCTTTTCCGATCCTTTAGCTGATGGTGCTAGTTGTAAGCGTGATTTGCCATACTTGCAACAACTGCAAACCAACGTTGTCCGTGTTTATGCTTTAAACACCTCTCTTGACCACACTGACTGTATGAACCTTTTCTCCGACGCTGGTATCTACGTTGTAGCCGATTTGTCTGAACCTGGTCTTTCCATCAACCGTGACGATCCTCAATGGAACATCGACTTGTACAACCGTTATACCTCTGTTATCGATGATTTCCACAACTACACCAACGTCTTGGGATTCTTTGCTGGTAACGAGgtcaccaacaacaaaactAACACCGATGCTTCTCCCTTTGTTAAGGCCGCTATTCGTGATGCCAAGGCTTATATGAAAGCCAATAACTACAGAGCCATTCCTGTTGGATACTCTTCCAATGATGATTCCGATACTCGTCAACCCATGGCCGAGTACTTTGCTTGTGGTGACGACTCTGAAAAGGCCGATTTCTACGGTATCAACATGTACGAATGGTGTGGTAACTCGAACTTTGTCGAGTCCGGTTACCAAGCTCGTACCGAGGAGTTTTCCGGTTTGAATGTGcctcttttcttttccgAATATGGATGTAACGCTGTTCAACCCCGTAAGTTCACCGAAGTGTCTGCTCTTTACTCGAGCGAGATGACTGATGTATGGTCCGGTGGTATTGTATACATGTACTACCAAGAAGCCAATGATTACGGTCTTGTCTCTATTTCCGACAACTCTGTTTCCACACTTGCCGACTTTAACTATTTGGCCAGCGAGATCGCTTCTGCCTCTCCCACCTCTGCCAACACTGCTTCTGTGACCGCCAACACCACTCAATTGGCCTGTCCTGCCACTACTGGTACCGACTGGAAGGCTGCCACTGCCCTTCCTCCTACTCCTAACGAGGCTATGTGTCAATGTTTgtctcctgctgctgcctgtGTTGTTGACAAGTCGGTCGATTCTAAGGACTATGGTGACCTTTTCGGCTACCTCTGTGGTCAAGTCAGCTGTGAAGGTATTTCCGGTAACGGTACTTCTGGTGAATACGGTgccttttctttctgtgATGCCGAGTCTCAACTCAACTTTGTGCTGAACCTGTACTACGAATCCAACGGCAAGGACTCATCTGCCTGTGATTTCTCCGGTTCGGCCTCCATTAACAGCGCTCCTTCTACCGCCAAGGCTTGTTCTGCCGTTCTCGCTCAAGCTGGTACTGCCGGTACCGGTGCTGTCACCGCTTCTATCACCGGATCTTCTGGTTCCGGCTCAGGTTCTGGCTCCGGCTCCGGCTCTGGTTCCGGTTCCTCCAACGGCGGTTCCAGCTCTGCCAGTGCCAGTGGCAGCTCCACCGGCAAGAAGAGTGATGCCTCCTCCATCAACACCTCGGGCCTCAAGCTCGCTACTGTCGTCTTCGGTGCTCTCGCCGTCGCCTTCTCTCTTGTCTTCTAA
- the FKS1 gene encoding 1,3-beta-D-glucan synthase (Catalytic subunit of 1,3-beta-D-glucan synthase; functionally redundant with alternate catalytic subunit Gsc2p; binds to regulatory subunit Rho1p; involved in cell wall synthesis and maintenance; localizes to sites of cell wall remodeling; FKS1 has a paralog, GSC2, that arose from the whole genome duplication; GO_component: GO:0000148 - 1,3-beta-D-glucan synthase complex [Evidence IEA]; GO_component: GO:0000148 - 1,3-beta-D-glucan synthase complex [Evidence IDA] [PMID 7983071]; GO_component: GO:0030479 - actin cortical patch [Evidence IDA] [PMID 11856368]; GO_component: GO:0005935 - cellular bud neck [Evidence IDA] [PMID 11856368]; GO_component: GO:0005935 - cellular bud neck [Evidence IDA] [PMID 8602515]; GO_component: GO:0005934 - cellular bud tip [Evidence IDA] [PMID 11856368]; GO_component: GO:0005934 - cellular bud tip [Evidence IDA] [PMID 8602515]; GO_component: GO:0016021 - integral component of membrane [Evidence IEA]; GO_component: GO:0016021 - integral component of membrane [Evidence ISM] [PMID 12192589]; GO_component: GO:0016020 - membrane [Evidence IEA,IEA]; GO_component: GO:0005739 - mitochondrion [Evidence IEA,IEA]; GO_component: GO:0005739 - mitochondrion [Evidence IDA] [PMID 16823961]; GO_component: GO:0005886 - plasma membrane [Evidence IEA,IEA]; GO_component: GO:0005886 - plasma membrane [Evidence IDA] [PMID 11856368]; GO_component: GO:0005886 - plasma membrane [Evidence IDA] [PMID 17507646]; GO_function: GO:0003843 - 1,3-beta-D-glucan synthase activity [Evidence IEA,IEA]; GO_function: GO:0003843 - 1,3-beta-D-glucan synthase activity [Evidence IDA,IMP] [PMID 7528927]; GO_function: GO:0003843 - 1,3-beta-D-glucan synthase activity [Evidence IDA] [PMID 7649185]; GO_function: GO:0016740 - transferase activity [Evidence IEA]; GO_function: GO:0016757 - transferase activity, transferring glycosyl groups [Evidence IEA]; GO_process: GO:0006075 - (1->3)-beta-D-glucan biosynthetic process [Evidence IEA]; GO_process: GO:0006075 - (1->3)-beta-D-glucan biosynthetic process [Evidence IDA,IMP] [PMID 7528927]; GO_process: GO:0045807 - positive regulation of endocytosis [Evidence IMP] [PMID 14593073]; GO_process: GO:0008360 - regulation of cell shape [Evidence IEA]; GO_process: GO:0008361 - regulation of cell size [Evidence IMP] [PMID 17302939]), translated as MSHNYSGMEGNGNHDSYYADDYSQESAGGQHGQYQGYDDTYGHQQQHGGAQYYEDEQAGGYYEHDAQGAAHYNPHEQYVDDGYPDEAYAAGPANPYASSGAHHGGYQHEGIRASDEGSETFSDFTMRSDVARGAEMDYYRQGGHANGQDPRGVNYYSQDYQDDGYSAQTGGTPSTPYDQRAVSSQMSFNGNRSSGASTPIYGLDYGSGMADMQQRSREPYPAWTADNQIPLSKEEIEDVFIDLTNKFGFQRDSMRNMFDHLMTLLDSRASRMTPNQALLSLHADYIGGDGANYKKWYFAAQFDLDDEIGFRNMKLGKTSRKVRKARKKSKAARTADEDPQKTLEELEGDNSLEAAEYRWKTKMNQMSQLERVRQIALYLLCWGEANQVRFVPECLCFIFKCADDYFLSPECQNRREPVPEGDYLNRVITPLYRYMRDQGYEILDGKYVKRERDHNKVIGYDDINQLFWYPEGIERIVFEDGARLVDIPGPDRYMKLGDVQWKNVFFKTYKETRSWFHLAVNFNRIWVIHITMFWFYTAFSSPTLYTKNYSQLLDNAPLAQTRWSAVGLGGVVACLIQIIATLSEWAFVPRNWAGAQHLTRRLMFIIIILLINLAPAIYVLGYIGIDTKSKSALIVGIVQFFIAVFTFLFFSVMPLGGLFGSYLNKKTRRYVASQTFTASFAQLKGNDMWMSYGLWLIVFVAKFAESYSFLILSIRDPIRDLSIMTMSRCVGETYFGNTLCRQQARITLGLMYLTDLVLFFLDTYLWYIICNTIFSVARSFYLGISIWTPWRNIFSRLPKRIYSKVLATTDMEIKYKPKVLISQIWNAIVISMYREHLLAIDHVQKLLYHQVPSEVEGKRTLRAPTFFVSQDDNSLDSEFFPKNSEAERRISFFAQSLSTPIPEPLPVDNMPTFTVLVPHYSEKILLSLREIIREDDQYTRVTLLEYLKQLHPVEWDCFVKDTKILAEETSYTNDSNENFEKEEDKETIKSKIDDLPFYCIGFKSAAPEYTLRTRIWASLRSQTLYRTVSGFMNYARAIKLLYRVENPEVVQMFGGNSEKLERELERMARRKFKFVVSMQRLTKFRPEEMENTEFLLRAYPDLQIAYLDEEPPLNEGEEPRLFSALIDGHCEIMDNGRRRPKFRVQLSGNPILGDGKSDNQNHAIIFYRGEYIQLIDANQDNYLEECLKIRSVLAEFEELNVEPTNPYTPGLPSTDHSPVAILGAREYIFSENYGILGDVAAGKEQTFGTLFARTLSQIGGKLHYGHPDFLNGVYMTTRGGVSKAQKGLHLNEDIYAGMNALLRGGRIKHCEYYQCGKGRDLGFGSILNFTTKIGTGMGEQILSREYYYLGTQLPLDRFLSFFYAHPGFHINNLFIIVSVQLFMLCLLNIGALVHESIVCMYDKNKPITDVQKPLGCYMLKPVIGWMQRCILSIFIVFWIAFIPLVVQELTEKGAWRAATRFSKQLASLSPLFEVFVCQIYANSLLSDLAFGGARYIATGRGVATARIPFSVLYSRFAGDSIYLGARAVMMLLFGTLAMWQPALLWFWITLTAMCISPFTFNPHQFAWTDFFIDYRDFIRWLSRGNSKWHRNSWIGYVRLSRTRITGFKRKVLGDPSEKAAGDVARAGFGNLIFTEFIIPIFVAAACFVPYTFINAQNGVHNVKPVNSVLRLAIVTFGPIAINAGALLVLFFMSCCMGPILGVCCKKTSTVMAAIAHGIAVIVQIVFFEVMWFMQGFVFKSALLGMIASLAIQRVFLKILVALVLTREFKHDQANRAWWSGKWYSAGLGWMAFTQPSREFVCKIVEQMMFGGDFILGHFLLFFQAPVLFIPMIDKWHSMMLFWLRPSRQIRPPIFSLKQNKLRKRMVRKYATLYFGLFLLFLVLIIAPAVAGKSIRISSITKDLPSFADGLFQPTGQNNNDTGPGGLASAITVTPTLANFTTKP; from the coding sequence ATGTCGCACAATTATAGTGGCATGGAAGGTAATGGCAACCACGACTCCTACTATGCTGATGATTATAGCCAGGAGTCGGCCGGTGGTCAGCATGGCCAGTATCAGGGCTATGATGATACGTATggacaccagcagcagcatggcGGTGCCCAGTATTACGAGGACGAGCAGGCTGGTGGGTATTATGAGCATGATGCCCAGGGCGCTGCTCATTATAATCCTCATGAACAGTATGTGGATGACGGATATCCAGACGAGGCTTATGCCGCTGGTCCTGCTAATCCCTACGCTTCTTCGGGCGCTCATCATGGCGGGTACCAGCATGAAGGTATCCGTGCATCTGATGAAGGTTCCGAGACTTTTAGTGATTTCACTATGAGATCCGACGTGGCTCGTGGTGCTGAGATGGATTATTATCGTCAGGGTGGCCATGCTAATGGCCAGGATCCTAGAGGCGTTAATTACTACTCTCAGGACTACCAAGATGATGGTTATAGTGCCCAAACTGGCGGCACTCCTTCGACCCCTTATGACCAAAGAGCTGTCTCTTCACAAATGTCGTTTAATGGTAACCGTTCGTCAGGTGCTTCGACTCCTATCTACGGTCTTGATTACGGCAGTGGAATGGCGGATATGCAACAACGGTCTCGTGAACCATACCCTGCTTGGACCGCTGATAACCAGATTCCTCTTAGtaaagaagagattgagGACGTGTTTATCGACTTGACTAACAAGTTTGGTTTCCAAAGAGATTCCATGAGAAACATGTTTGATCATTTGATGACATTGCTTGATTCGCGTGCCAGTCGTATGACTCCTAACCAGGCTTTATTGTCGCTTCACGCCGATTATATTGGAGGTGATGGTGCTAATTATAAGAAATGGTATTTCGCTGCCCAATTCGATTTGGACGACGAGATTGGTTTCCGTAATATGAAGCTCGGTAAGACGAGTAGAAAGGTTCGAAAGGCCAGAAAGAAGTCCAAGGCTGCTAGAACCGCTGATGAGGACCCTCAAAAGACTTTAGAAGAGTTGGAGGGTGATAACTCGCTCGAGGCGGCCGAGTACAGATGGAAGACTAAAATGAACCAAATGTCACAACTCGAGAGAGTGCGTCAAATCGCTCTTTACTTGCTTTGTTGGGGTGAAGCCAACCAAGTTCGTTTTGTGCCTGAATGTTTGTGTTTCATCTTCAAGTGTGCTGATGACTACTTTTTGAGTCCCGAGTGTCAAAACAGACGTGAACCTGTTCCTGAAGGTGATTATTTGAACAGAGTCATTACTCCTCTTTACCGATACATGAGAGACCAAGGTTATGAGATTCTTGATGGCAAGTATGTCAAGAGAGAACGTGACCACAACAAGGTCATTGGTTATGATGATATCAACCAATTGTTCTGGTACCCCGAGGGTATTGAACGTATTGTGTTTGAGGATGGTGCTAGACTCGTCGATATTCCCGGTCCTGATAGATATATGAAACTGGGTGACGTGCAGTGGAAAAACGTCTTTTTCAAGACATACAAGGAAACCCGTTCTTGGTTCCATTTGGCCGTCAACTTTAACCGTATCTGGGTTATCCACATCACCATGTTCTGGTTCTACACTGCCTTCAGTTCTCCTACTTTGTACACTAAAAACTACTCTCAACTTTTGGACAATGCTCCTCTTGCCCAAACTCGTTGGTCTGCCGTCGGTCttggtggtgttgttgCTTGTTTGATTCAAATCATTGCTACCCTGTCTGAATGGGCTTTCGTTCCTAGAAACTGGGCCGGTGCTCAACACTTGACCCGTCGTCTtatgtttattattattatcctTCTCATCAATCTTGCTCCTGCTATCTATGTCTTGGGTTACATTGGCATTGATACCAAGTCGAAATCTGCTTTGATTGTGGGTATTGTACAATTCTTTATTGCTGTGTTTactttcttgttcttttccGTCATGCCTCTTGGTGGTTTGTTCGGCTCGTacttgaacaagaagacCAGACGTTATGTTGCTTCGCAAACCTTCACCGCTTCTTTTGCTCAATTAAAGGGTAATGATATGTGGATGAGTTATGGTTTGTGGTTGATTGTGTTTGTTGCCAAATTTGCCGAGTCCTACTCGTTCTTGATCCTGTCTATTCGTGATCCTATCCGTGATTTGTCTATCATGACCATGAGCAGATGTGTTGGTGAGACTTATTTTGGTAACACCTTGTGTAGACAACAAGCTCGTATCACCTTGGGTTTGATGTACTTGACTGATTTGGtgttgttcttcttggaTACCTATCTGTGGTACATTATCTGTAACACCATTTTCTCGGTTGCTCGTTCTTTCTACTTGGGTATTTCCATTTGGACTCCTTGGAGAAACATTTTCTCGCGTCTTCCAAAGCGTATCTACTCCAAGGTCTTGGCTACTACCGATATGGAGATCAAGTACAAGCCCAAGGTCCTTATCTCGCAAATCTGGAACGCCATTGTTATCTCCATGTACCGTGAACATTTGCTTGCTATTGACCACGTTCAAAAGCTTTTGTACCACCAAGTTCCTTCTGAAGTCGAGGGTAAGAGAACCTTGCGTGCTCCTACCTTCTTCGTTTCTCAAGACGATAATTCGTTAGACTCTGAATTCTTCCCCAAGAACTCCGAGGCTGAACGTCGtatttctttctttgcCCAATCTCTGTCTACTCCTATCCCAGAGCCTTTGCCTGTTGATAACATGCCTACCTTCACTGTCTTGGTTCCTCACTACTCTGAAAAGATTCTCTTGTCTTTGCGTGAGATTATTCGTGAGGATGATCAATATACTCGTGTTACTTTGCTTGAGTACCTCAAGCAATTGCACCCTGTTGAATGGGACTGTTTCGTCAAGGATACCAAGATTCTTGCTGAAGAGACCTCTTACACCAATGATTCCAACGAGAACTTTGAAAAGGAGGAGGACAAGGAGACTATCAAGAGTAAGATTGATGACTTGCCTTTCTACTGTATTGGTTTCaagtctgctgctcctgaaTACACCCTGCGTACCCGTATCTGGGCCTCTTTGCGTTCGCAAACTCTGTACCGTACTGTTTCTGGTTTCATGAACTACGCCCGTGCTATCAAGTTGTTGTACCGTGTTGAAAACCCAGAGGTTGTTCAAATGTTTGGTGGTAATTCCGAGAAACTCGAGCGTGAGTTGGAGAGAATGGCCCGTAGAAAGTTCAAGTTCGTTGTTTCCATGCAAAGATTGACCAAGTTCCGTCCTGAGGAGATGGAGAACACCGAATTCTTGCTCCGTGCCTACCCCGACTTGCAAATCGCTTACCTTGACGAAGAACCTCCTCTTAATGAAGGTGAAGAACCCCGTCTTTTCTCTGCTCTTATCGATGGTCACTGTGAAATTATGGACAATGGCCGTCGTCGTCCCAAGTTCCGCGTTCAATTGTCTGGTAACCCTATTCTCGGTGACGGTAAATCTGATAACCAGAATCATGCCATTATCTTCTACCGTGGTGAATATATCCAACTTATCGATGCTAACCAAGATAACTATCTTGAAGAATGTTTGAAGATCAGATCTGTCTTGGCTGAGTTCGAGGAGTTGAACGTTGAACCCACTAATCCCTACACCCCTGGCTTGCCCTCTACTGACCACAGTCCTGTCGCTATTCTTGGTGCTCGTGAGTACATTTTCTCTGAGAACTACGGTATTTTGGGTGATGTTGCTGCCGGTAAGGAACAAACATTCGGTACTTTGTTTGCCCGTACTTTGTCTCAAATCGGTGGTAAGTTGCACTATGGACATCCTGATTTCTTGAACGGTGTTTACATGACTACTCGTGGTGGTGTGTCCAAGGCTCAAAAGGGTTTGCACTTGAACGAAGATATTTATGCTGGTATGAATGCCTTGTTACGTGGTGGTAGAATCAAGCACTGTGAATACTACCAATGTGGTAAAGGTCGTGATTTGGGTTTCGGCTCTATTCTCAATTTCACTACCAAGATTGGTACTGGTATGGGTGAACAAATCTTGTCTCGTGAATACTACTATCTTGGTACTCAGTTGCCTTTGGATAGATTCTTGTCTTTCTTCTATGCTCACCCTGGTTTCCACATTAATAACTTGTTCATTATTGTGTCTGTTCAATTGTTTATGCTTTGTTTGCTTAATATTGGTGCTCTTGTCCACGAATCCATTGTTTGTATGTACGACAAGAACAAGCCTATTACTGATGTTCAAAAGCCCCTTGGTTGTTACATGCTTAAACCTGTTATCGGTTGGATGCAAAGATGTATCTTGTCTATCTTCATTGTGTTCTGGATCGCCTTTATTCCCTTGGTAGTTCAAGAATTGACTGAAAAGGGTGCTTGGAGAGCTGCTACTCGTTTCAGTAAGCAATTAGCCTCGTTGTCGCCTCTTTTCGAAGTGTTTGTGTGTCAAATCTACGCCAACTCTTTGTTGAGTGACTTGGCTTTCGGTGGTGCTCGTTATATTGCTACTGGTCGTGGTGTTGCTACTGCCCGTATTCCTTTCAGTGTCTTGTACTCGAGATTTGCTGGTGATTCCATCTATCTTGGTGCTAGGGCTGTTATGATGTTGCTGTTCGGTACTTTGGCCATGTGGCAGCCTGCTCTACTGTGGTTTTGGATTACCTTAACTGCCATGTGCATTTCCCCATTCACTTTCAACCCCCATCAATTTGCCTGGACCGATTTCTTCATTGATTACAGAGATTTCATCAGATGGTTGTCCCGTGGTAACTCCAAGTGGCACCGTAACTCTTGGATTGGATATGTTAGACTCAGTAGAACCCGTATCACTGGTTTCAAGCGTAAAGTGCTGGGTGACCCCTCTGAGaaggctgctggtgatgttgCTAGAGCCGGTTTCGGTAACCTCATCTTTACTGAGTTCATCATTCCCATctttgttgctgctgcctgttTCGTTCCTTACACTTTCATTAACGCTCAAAATGGTGTTCACAATGTCAAACCAGTGAACTCTGTTCTTCGATTGGCTATTGTCACCTTTGGTCCTATTGCCATTAATGCCGGTGCTTTGCTTGTCTTGTTCTTCATGTCGTGTTGTATGGGTCCTATTCTTGGCGTCTGCTGTAAGAAGACTTCGACTGTCATGGCCGCTATTGCCCACGGTATTGCTGTCATTGTCCAAATTGTCTTCTTTGAAGTCATGTGGTTCATGCAaggatttgttttcaagtCGGCTTTGTTGGGTATGATTGCCTCTTTGGCAATTCAAAGAGTATTCTTGAAGATCTTGGTCGCTCTTGTGTTGACTCGTGAATTCAAGCACGATCAAGCTAACCGTGCCTGGTGGTCTGGTAAGTGGTACTCTGCCGGTCTTGGATGGATGGCCTTTACCCAACCTTCTCGTGAGTTTGTGTGTAAGATTGTTGAACAAATGATGTTTGGCGGTGACTTTATTCTTGGCCActtcttgttgttcttCCAGGCTCCTGTTCTTTTCATCCCCATGATTGACAAGTGGCACTCTATGATGCTCTTCTGGTTGAGACCCAGCAGACAAATCAGACCTCCTATCTTCTCATTGAAGCAAAACAAGCTTCGTAAGCGTATGGTTCGCAAGTATGCCACTCTCTACTTTGGTTTATTCCTTCTGTTCCTGGTTCTTATCattgctcctgctgttgccgGTAAGTccatcagaatcagcagtATCACCAAAGACCTGCCATCATTTGCTGACGGTTTGTTCCAACCTACTGGCCAGAACAACAATGATACTGGTCCAGGAGGTTTGGCTTCCGCCATCACCGTCACCCCCACCTTGGCCAACTTCACTACTAAGCCATAA